The sequence tgacaggacgagaggcaacgggcacaacctgaaacacaggaagttcggtgtgaacatgaggaaaaacttcttgactgtgagggtgactgagcactggaacaggttgccaaaagaggttgtggagtctccttccctggagatattcaaaagccgtctgaacacacgatcctgggcaacgtgctctagaggaccctgcttgagcaggggggttggactagatgatctccagaggtcccttccaacctcaaccgttctgtgaatGTTCCTGCTGCTAGTTGACAGTATTTCTGTAATCACCTGAATCTCCAGAGGATCCCTGAGGTACTGGAGACCTCCAGTTGGAATAATGCCACTATCCTAGGCCAGTTGTATCCTCTGCATCCTTGCTTTAGGCAAATATGAGCCATTTCAGCAGTACATAACATTCCTGCTCATGAAACAGTCCTCAATTGTGCAAGCTCTCACAGTCAGTAAGAAAAGGATAAAAACGACAACCAGAGGGATGTAGAATAGACTTGATAACACTGAGGACTGGGTGAACAGAAAGCtcacaaaattcaaaagaaatgaaaagtccTGCACCCAGGGTGGAACAACCCTAAGTGCACCAGAGCAGGCTGGGAACCACCTGGCTGAGCTGCAGCCCGGATGGGCGCTATGAGGAACACCACACTGAATAGCAGCCAACAGAGCACACTCTCCTTGTGAGTAACCCAAGCTGAACATGTTAAGTGTGGCCAGTGAATTCAGAGGAGTTATCCCCCTTTCCACTGGTGAGGCCATAGTCAACTGGACACTTATGGCTGGTTTTAGgctcctcttccctgctcccctccccagtcATACTAAGAAACTGGAGGAAAGGACGCACAGGACCTAGGACACGAGAAGCTTAGGAAGCAGGGCTTTGCTCTGGCAAAGAGGTGAAGGAGTGAACTAACTGCAGCCTACAGTTACTTGACAGCTACAAAGAGGACAGAGCCAAATTCTTCCTGATAGTGTCAGACATATGATAAGAAGCAATGGCCTCAAGCTGTGCCTTGGGAGGTTCAGACCGTGtattaagaaaaactttttacAGGAAAGTTAGTGAAGCACTGAAACAGAAAGACCTTAtgagatctccatccttggaagtttGCAAGATTTGCCAGACAGAGCCATGGCTGATGGTGTTACTCTCACTCTAAATGGCATTTCTAAGTACCTGCTTCTTGCAATATGGCTCATATCAACTTATTGTAACAGAGAGCAGCTGTGACAGCAGGAAGGGAATGAACATCTTTTTGAACATCTTTGAGGCAGGCCACACACACCAAATAGCTAGGGAAGGGGAACAAGAAGGAAGTACAGTGTGCAAGGCAGGTTGAAGGAGCTCTGTAAAAAACACTCACCTGctgaaaaaaaactctttaaaaaaaaaaaaaaagcatacatgaaTAGGGGATTCCTCACAGGatagggaaagaaagaagcaagagaaAGCTGTGTAGACTGTTTTAAAACATAAAGAGTTGTGGAAATGTGGATCAGTGCCTGATCTAAGAGTGGGAAAACTGCATCCTTCCAGGCTTCATGGTCAAATCAAAGCCTGATACTTGAAAGCATGCACTTACAAACCCCAAACAGGATAGAGATGCACAGCTATAACAACAAATAGCATAAAAACCCCACAAGCAAGTAACTCTAAATCCTTGTTTCAATGGCAACCACTAACTGAGAGGCACGCAGAAGCAGAGGAATATGCACAGATCAGCTGTTCAGTGAGTACTATCCACCCTGTTAACTTTTCCAGATGACTTCACCTTCTATTGCTCCATAATTAACAGCTGTATTGAAACATATTTGACCAAGCAGATGCCAGAAGCTTCCCCAGTAGCTTACACTTTCTAACTTGAGCACCTGCATTTACACCCATACACACTTGCATAATACTGACACTAATACTAGTCAGTGGCAGGACTGGGACCTCGAGCTCTACCCGAGATTAACAAATACCAGTAGTACAATGTCATTAAGGGGAGACGACTCACATGCTGAGCAGCGAGTTTCATGCATATAGGCTCACATCACAGAGAGATTCACAGCCACCTTTGGTTACAGTCCAGATTCTGGAAGGGGCATGCTCTGGTAGTCAGAGTTCTTTTACCTCTATCCTTTATTCCTAATTCCTCACACCAGGAAGTTTTTCAAAACAGTACTTGCAATTTTTAAGCCTAAAATAAAGTAGGTTTAGTACAGTGTACCCTCTCTGTGAGCAGTGAGCCAAAGCCTTTCAGAGATTACTTACACTAAGGCAGCAGGCGATATCTGGTAACATCGGCTAAGACACAGATGCTGTAGGAAGATGAGTTGATGAAAATATTGGAAGCACTCAGGCTTCAACATCACGCTGTCACTGTACATGAGAGCACATGAATTAGAGGCTGTCCTTTAAGtacaaagaagcagcaaatttGATATTTCCAAAATTCAAGCTGGAAAGTTTAATAAATGTCAACTTCTTTTTCCACCATTTAAGTGCTTTCTTGCTCAATACGGAAACGACCTATTTGTAAAGTGCGTGgcgggggagaagggagggtgttgaTTTTTGTTGAAGGGGAAGtgaagcagcagctcctctggatGCAGATGTTCTGCAGCAGATTTCAGGTCACGCAAGACAATTGTTTTACACTTGGCGATTTCAAAAGATTTTAGTTGactagcttaaaaacaaaatacactttttatGATTTTATGGCCATGTTACAAGTTTGTATCGGAGCTGAACTAGGGGGCAAGGCTCGTAAGCTGTATgttaaaagttttcttcttctctaccTGCTGACTACTATCACTTTCTGCGTGACAAATCCTTTGTGTATTTAACATATATGCCCAGGTGGCAAAGAAATCTTCACACAATGTTACCTGCTCCAACTTGAGTCATGCAAAACAGGAAAGCTTCTGTAGGTTTAGCTGAGAAACTGCTTTCTGGCTGTGCAATCCTACTCAATTATGCATTATTGCTCTAGCAACTGCTCAGCAGTAGAATGAGAAATCCCCTGAACCGTAAAATTTTAAATACTAGCTGCACAGGGTTTCTTACCTTAGATCTAAATGGACAAGAGAAGGACATCTTTCCACCAGTGTCTTAACATCTGAAAAGAGGTCGCATAGAGTCAGCACATTTTTCAGTAACAAGTAAGACATGCTTTAGAACAGAGTATTTCAAACTCCATGTATTTATGTTCATTTATATCTTCCCTACTGGAACCCCACATCTGAAACCCATTTTTTCAAAGAGATTCATACTGCAGATTTAAGACAGAGTCTACCTATGGAGATACTGCACAGGGACTGTTTTTAATCCTATGGCCAAACAGATGGAGTTAGTCCAAAGAACTGTACCTAGAAGTCAGGTGCATCAGGAACTTAGCAAGCAAGCAACTCGAAAGTCGCTGATGTAGAAATCCACTAGACACAGTTGTTCTGAGATGCCTAAAGTATGTTACATGTAGTGAAAGCTACTTCTGTACCAGAAATTTTCAACACTTCAAATACCTTTTTATGCTTAAAATTACATCAATATACTTAAAATATGTCAATTTTTTCAAATGTCTTCATTTTCACCCCTGCAAAGGGAAGTTCTCTCTCATGACAGAAAGTTACGGATTTCCTGATTTAAATTTTAAGTTGCTGGGAGCTTTTGTCATTGTCTACAAATAGCATAGAATACCCTATCAGACAGCATCTAAAAGGCTGCTATCAGGAAGCTGAATATCAACATCCAAGAGAAAACGTTGGTATTTCAGAGTTCACGTGCgaaaaataaagataataatGCCTAAACGATGATGATTAGTAAACTGTGCTCCAATCTTATGCCTTATAAATTGTATTGAAACACTAAATTTTCTTACAGAAGGTGTTTGCAAACAAGACCACACGATCTCTCTATTGATCAGACCAACACAAGCTTCGAAATTCCTTGGCAAAGAGGCCAACTGATTTGGAGGAATAGATTAGGTATTGTGTTTGTTTACAGTTTTGGGGCTGAGATACAAAGCAGAATGGTGTATTTCTCCACAAGGGGAATGCAAGCGAGGTCTGTGTGAGATTTAAACAGATCAAAGAGGGAACACAGCTTGTATGTAGAGACTTCACTGCTTGTCAGTCAACGCCCTATTGTCACATTTGCTCATTGAGATAATTCATTTCTCTTCACCATCACAGCCCTTTCATCCTTTATCTATGCTTTTGTCCATTTTGCTGTGCCCTTTCCCCAGCTCTAGATTCCTATACATTTTCTGTGACCTAGCAACTTCTAGTAGCTTACCCTCCAAAAAGTATCAGCAAGCAAACAGTTAATGTTAATTGCTGAAGCTGGATTATTTGCTTTCTCAGTTGACATAAAATCAAATTAACTCATatcaaaaaaagttttctgtagaATATCATGCCAGGCTGAAACTCAAGTAGCTATTTCATCTGTTCACTTTCAGAAGACACTTTCAGCAACCACAAGAGCAGAAGCCTTAATTTAAGAAGGCTCCAAGAACTGAGCTCCCTCTTGTATATCTGGAGGGCCAATACACAGCCCACAGTGGAACATCTGACCCAGTGGATCTTGCTTGCAGAACTCGCTTCAGAAGTGTGGGCTACACCTCCAACTGAAGATCAAATGAGCTCTCACCTGCCTGTTTTTAAACTGAGAGACAACAAATTACCTCACCCCTCATGGCTGAGCAGGAGAGAGGAATAAGATCCTGTGACAGCAAGAACATCACATTACACTGAGCAGAAGAGCACTGTTACTGCATCATGTTTCTACTATACGCAGCAGATGCcagccagaagaaaataaaaagcctgatTTGCTGTTTAGCTCAACAAATCAGCTGATACTTAAAACCCAACACGTCTTTTCCCTCATAATGGAATAAAGGTTTGCCATGTTGCTGTTTACCTGATATCTGCAGATTCTGTCTGTATCCACTTAAATTTAGTTGGGTTACTTTTGGAGTAACATGACTGACTGCTGCTTTGACGTGGGCGGCTGTGAAGTCACACCAGGACAAGTTCAGCTCCTCCAATCTATACAAAAATGAACAGAGGGTTGTTTGGAAGCATgaatgaaatacaattttctgCCTTAAAAGTTATCACTGAATTAGATAAATATCAGAATTCAAACTGAAATACATCTACTACCAAGTTGCTTTTGATGATTCTAAACTTGACTCTTACAATAActaagcactggagcaggttgcacggagaggctgtggaatctctgtccttggaaagTTTCACGATCCGACCAGCgaaagctctgagcaacctggttggTGTTGAGTTCAGACCCTGCTCTGGGCAGAGGGCTGAAGTGACCTCCCAAGGCCCCTGAATGATTCCATATTTTAGGAAGTGAAATGGCTGTCTCAGGAGACTGCCAAAAGCAGAGATTGTCTTTTCATCTTGTTTCCCATTGGTGACCTGAAACAGTTCCTACTGAATAGGTGTTCACATTTGGAGGAACAAAAGACCATTGGCTATCCATTATTAGTGTTGGCCAGGTGACCAATTAATCTTAATTAGTATAAaatgttttacagttttatgtAAGTATTGGTCATGTTGTGACCCTAACCCTCCTCATATGCTTGACTACCTATAGCTTATCACCATTCAGGGGCTGGGACAAAGTCGTGCGTGCGtgcgtggtgtgtgtgtgtgcaggcactGTAGATATAACCAGAGGACAAAGAGTAAACAGCACAACTGGAGCCTATAGATGGTAATCTCTGTGTAAACAAAAAGGCAAATTGTTACAGCAGTGAGGTGCTCTCTCTCCCCCACAGAACATCCAAGGAGAACACATAATGGTGAAGCCAACACATGCACATACTATACGGCTTCTGCTCTGTTGCTAAAAAACTAGGTCCACATTGCCACTAACATTCCTAGCCCAGATCAGGTTTTCTGAGTGTTATGCACAGTGCAGAGTCAGCCACTCCCTAAAGAGCTTATGATCCAAGTAATCAGACCAAGCAATAGAAAGCATTATCTGCccatgaggagaggcagagaaagattAAGACTTTGTCTGCCCACAAATTTTCAGCAGTTTGATTCAACACATGTTTTTGCAGAAGCAAAGATTAAGTAGTTTGTCCAGCATCTCACAGGAAGTCAGCAGAAAGACCAGAATATAAATCCCGGATCTACTGGGGCCCAATTCAATGATTTCCCGCCAGCAGATGGTTTAATCCCCAGAGCTGTCCATCTGAACACAGCACTTCATAAAGCAGAAGGTCATTATAGATTACTGAAGGATTATTTTAACATGGACGGAACTGCATGATGTTTTCTGTCACCCATGCTGTACCCTCTATATAAAGGGAGATCTCAGACTCCACTTTCCAGTTCCAAAATGCACACTTTCCCTTTGCGAGGATGACATATTGCTTTCACTGAGAAAATTCAAATTTACAAGATAATCAAATTTACAAGGTATGTAAATGCATTTTATCCACCAACAAGACTTTATTTTCCCTGTTAAAGAAGAAAGTACCTTGATGGAAACAAATTATCTGACTATTCAGCTAATAATAAACTGTTAGGCATCTGGGAACACAATCAGGCTTCTAAAAGAGATACTAAGAGATAAGTACAATTGGGCTGCCCatgcaacaaaaaagaaagaaagaagaaaaggaagggggaaggaagaagggggaagaagagggagaaaaaaatagagaagataaTTTCTCTCAGGAATAGCAGTAAGCAGGAATAGCTTACTCAGAACAGCTGCTCAACATCAACTCCAGGCTTTCTGCAGAGAACCCTGAGCACCCACAGAGATTTAGTCGTATTAAACTGGGATTCTGAGCAATGCTCctgtagggaagaaaaaagaaagtcagatgAAACTTAAGTGTCAGGCCACCACTTGCATTGCTAGGATGTGTGATTATTTTTAAGAGCTAAGAGTCTAGGCTCAGAATTATTTGTTAAAGATGCAACACTACCTGGCTGGTAAACTGACCAACCTTAAGAGTCGCTAAGGATGTAGACTCCGTACTTGCTGCATCACAGAACAACTTGGAAAGGAATATTTGCCTGTTTACCTGATGATCCTGACAAGTCCGCATATTTATAAAATGCTAAgtttaaaaggaaacagaatttctttttgccttctgctGTTGTAAGGCAATAAACAAACCCCATGGCTTATTAGAAGTGACTGTACCTCTACAAAAGACCGAGTAATCACCCCATTTCTGAAGTCATCTCCCTGTAAGATGGAGGTCGTTCCAGCACAAAACACACGTTCAAGTAGCATCCTCCTGAACGCATTCATTTACAAGACTAGAGCAGATGTGCACTTGGCCAAACCTGGAAAAAATCCTCTACTCGATATCTATAATTTGTCCGTAAGGCAATCAACTTCTGTACTCCATGACTAATTTGTACCCAGTTTTCAGATACCTTTTTCTGGCATCAAAAACCAAACCATATTGGTttatttgtgctttgttttttttttttcccctggagtgAGGAAAGTGTCAAAAAACTCAGAAGTAGAAAGCAAGACATCCAGAATATCTGCCCTCTGACCTGGGGTCCCTGGCACCTCCCAGTCACCTGACATGATTAAGTAAGAGGCTGATTGCACACACATCAGTATCTTTCCAGTTTAACCAAACACCATCTCATCTGCCTGACAGAAATTTTAGTTTTCCACATACTCAGAGAGAAGGTCAACAAAGCAGTGAGAAatggtgcagaagcacacagagcACCTAGCGGGGCAGTGCTGGGACCTCTTAAAATTGAAAGGGATATGTGCGCTCTGGGAGcacagaaatgggaaaataaaagctgctttGCTGTGCATAATAAGCTTGGCTGTGGGAACAGCCAAGGGACACGCATACTCTACGGAGATGAGCAGTTTCTCTAGGCTACTGTTATTCTGGAGAATGAGAGAAACTCTTCTAGAAGGGTGTTGCCTTCACATCTCACCTCTTTGAGGATAGCGAGGAAAGAGGCAGCCCATGGAGCCTGCCAGCTAATTCTGTTCCTTGCCTAAAACCAGGCATTGCAAAAGATTCCCAGAATGCACAACTCTCAACTGCCTAATTTCACTAGCCTGCAAAAAACAGTGGCACCAAACAGAGAGTATTTATTGAATATTCCTGAACATGTCACTCACTTGATGATGTCATCAGAAAGCACTAGCCCTTCCAGGCTGAGGTTCTGTAGTCTCTCACATCGACAAAGGATACTCTGCAGATCTGCAACAGACACCGTACAGTTCGACAAATCCATATGTTGAACCCTGAGAGgtctaaaaaggaaaaaggtggATTACTAAAAAGACAACTCCAAAAAACAACTCCAAAATTCCACATAACATAAATATCTCTACTGCAACACATGCATGCAAAGTTTGAAGAAATTAACTGTGCGGTTGTACCTTAAAGGAACGCTGGATCTTATACTAAGCTCATTGGATCTACTACTAAGCCACCAGCCAAAGCTGCTGAACTCTTAACTTCAGGGTGCATAAACATAAGAATCATCACAAGAGCAGCAAGCCTATCCTGCTGGACTTAAACCATTTTTTTAAGCATCCCATATGTCTGACAAGTCTTGCTTCTAAAATAAAGAACTAAATTTCAAGTAGACAACAGTGCTCAAATTATACTTTCAAAAACTACAGTAACTTGCTTTAAAATAACTGACTGATGAATGCAAATCCTCTTATTTCAACACATGCCTAACCAGTGATCAGCTCATCCACACTTCACTGAGACATCATAAATGCTGCTACTGGTggagattttaaacaaaaatacacagaaaaacagtGAAGACTGTATGAGATTAATCGTTTCAGGATCCAGAACATAGAGGAAGCCTCACTTGCTGGTTTTAAACAACGGATTCCCAATACAGGATCTTGGGCAGCGGAATACAGTAACACCTGCAGGCAACAACTGGCCAATCACTCCCGGCAGCAGATTTCTGCCAGTCAGATCAAGAGTCTGCCAGAGAGATTCATCAAACCTAGGGAATAGAATTTTACCTGTTAGTGAGTAATCAAGGGTCAGAACTACGAGTACCACAACAGAAAGCTTTCAATGGCACGAAAGACTGAGGGAAAGCATATTAAATGCATTCAATAAAATTAATAACACTAAAATATTTGAGTCATCtcttaaatacacatatataatcCACACGCAATATCAACTGATTTACAGATGAAAACAAGACGAGAACCAGCCCATTCAACAATCTATGGAAGCAAATTTCTTCTTAGCACCAAGCAACGAAAAGCAATACTTACGAGAGACGACGCCATCTCTTGCAAATCAAGGAAACTTTTAGCAAGTCATTTAGGGGCAAATACGCAAAGATTGCCAATAGCAATTCATCCGGAAGTGCATCCCAAGAAACACCTTGAAGGAAAGAACAAACACGTTCGTTAGAGCTGGTTCATTTTTGC comes from Struthio camelus isolate bStrCam1 chromosome Z, bStrCam1.hap1, whole genome shotgun sequence and encodes:
- the LOC138064744 gene encoding S-phase kinase-associated protein 2-like isoform X3, encoding MHRKHLQEIPSSSSNVSTSFTWDWDSSKTSEFLSGMGVSVLKKDKLGNENTPQDLLVSPCPPQKRQKVKEKEKDFVIVRRPRLLREAESGVSWDALPDELLLAIFAYLPLNDLLKVSLICKRWRRLSFDESLWQTLDLTGRNLLPGVIGQLLPAGVTVFRCPRSCIGNPLFKTSKPLRVQHMDLSNCTVSVADLQSILCRCERLQNLSLEGLVLSDDIIKSIAQNPSLIRLNLCGCSGFSAESLELMLSSCSELEELNLSWCDFTAAHVKAAVSHVTPKVTQLNLSGYRQNLQISDVKTLVERCPSLVHLDLSDSVMLKPECFQYFHQLIFLQHLCLSRCYQISPAALVLCPLPLVLSLRSTEKSLAPSSQHLPFSYL
- the LOC138064744 gene encoding S-phase kinase-associated protein 2-like isoform X2 encodes the protein MGVSVLKKDKLGNENTPQDLLVSPCPPQKRQKVKEKEKDFVIVRRPRLLREAESGVSWDALPDELLLAIFAYLPLNDLLKVSLICKRWRRLSFDESLWQTLDLTGRNLLPGVIGQLLPAGVTVFRCPRSCIGNPLFKTSKPLRVQHMDLSNCTVSVADLQSILCRCERLQNLSLEGLVLSDDIIKSIAQNPSLIRLNLCGCSGFSAESLELMLSSCSELEELNLSWCDFTAAHVKAAVSHVTPKVTQLNLSGYRQNLQISDVKTLVERCPSLVHLDLSDSVMLKPECFQYFHQLIFLQHLCLSRCYQISPAALVELGEIPSLKTLQVFGIVTDNSLQILKEALPDMKINCSHFTAIARPTVGSKKNHEIWGIKCRLTLRNPSSL
- the LOC138064744 gene encoding S-phase kinase-associated protein 2-like isoform X1, with amino-acid sequence MHRKHLQEIPSSSSNVSTSFTWDWDSSKTSEFLSGMGVSVLKKDKLGNENTPQDLLVSPCPPQKRQKVKEKEKDFVIVRRPRLLREAESGVSWDALPDELLLAIFAYLPLNDLLKVSLICKRWRRLSFDESLWQTLDLTGRNLLPGVIGQLLPAGVTVFRCPRSCIGNPLFKTSKPLRVQHMDLSNCTVSVADLQSILCRCERLQNLSLEGLVLSDDIIKSIAQNPSLIRLNLCGCSGFSAESLELMLSSCSELEELNLSWCDFTAAHVKAAVSHVTPKVTQLNLSGYRQNLQISDVKTLVERCPSLVHLDLSDSVMLKPECFQYFHQLIFLQHLCLSRCYQISPAALVELGEIPSLKTLQVFGIVTDNSLQILKEALPDMKINCSHFTAIARPTVGSKKNHEIWGIKCRLTLRNPSSL